The DNA sequence CTGCACATTATTTTTATGGTCAGCTATTTTGCGGGAATTTTTTATCTCGTCAGAATATTTGTTTACTATAAAGATACCGACGAATTCTCTGAAGAAAAGAAAAGTATCTTAAGAGAACAGTACACTTTCATGGCCAGAAGGCTCTGGAATATTATTACCGTTCCGGCGGGAGTAATTATGACGGTTTGTGGATTGGTGATGATCTTCCTGAATACGGGATTAATGAAAACGCCCTGGTTTCATTTAAAATTAACTTTCCTGGTTGGGTTAGCGATCTACCACTACTGGTGTTGGAAAAAAGTTCTACAATTAAAAGCCCTGAACGGAAATACTTTAGAAACAGCGAATATAAAATTAAGGCAGGCCAATGAGATTGCCACATTCATTTTATTCCTGGTGGTCTTTACAGTTATTTTAAAATCTTCAGTAATTGAATACTGGTGGCAATTAATTGCCGGATTTTTCGTTCTTGTATTTTTAATTATGATGACCGTAAAACTTGTCAATAAAAACAAAAAAAAGAAACAATAGTAAAAGGAACTGTATTTACATGAATACATTCTACATTTTACATTTTACAAAAAAACTATGATTGCAATTTTTAAAAAAGAACTTTGGAGTTACTTCGGGAACTGGAGTGCGTGGATCATTATCGCAGCCTTCAGTCTGATAGCAACTCTTTTTTTGTTTTTTTTCGATAACGATTCTAATATCTTTGAGATTGGGATGGCTTCT is a window from the Chryseobacterium sp. T16E-39 genome containing:
- a CDS encoding CopD family protein, with product MLYTIIKALHIIFMVSYFAGIFYLVRIFVYYKDTDEFSEEKKSILREQYTFMARRLWNIITVPAGVIMTVCGLVMIFLNTGLMKTPWFHLKLTFLVGLAIYHYWCWKKVLQLKALNGNTLETANIKLRQANEIATFILFLVVFTVILKSSVIEYWWQLIAGFFVLVFLIMMTVKLVNKNKKKKQ